The following are encoded together in the Adhaeribacter arboris genome:
- a CDS encoding DUF1501 domain-containing protein — translation MEKEILEHGFSFNRRHFLSKLSLGLGSVALGSLLIPDLFKGSGLDESGLNAGIPHFAPKAKRVIYLFQNGAPSQLESFDYKPKLREMNGKELPTSVRGNQRLTGMTANQDSFPLAGSFIDFKQYGESRAWVSDLFPHTAKIVDDICIVKSMFTEAINHDPALTFVQTGSQQGNRPSMGAWLSYGLGSENKNLPAFTVLLSRGIGNGQGVYSKLWTNGFLDSIHQGVQFSKGEDPVLYIRDPEGMDRQARRKMLDNLSALNQLAYDEFGDPEITTKVQQYEMAYRMQTAVPEVMDLSKEPDDVIKLYGPECLVPGTFAANCLLARKLSENGVRFVQLYHQGWDQHGNLPYEITSQAKDVDQASAALVTDLKQRGLLDETLVIWGGEFGRTSYSQGKLTKDNYGRDHHPRCFSIWMAGGGVKPGIVYGDTDDFGYNVIKDPVHVHDFQATVLHQLGLDHEKLIFKHLGRRYRLTDVAGKVVKDILI, via the coding sequence ATGGAAAAAGAGATTCTGGAACACGGCTTTAGTTTTAACCGCCGCCACTTCTTATCTAAGTTAAGTTTAGGATTGGGCAGCGTAGCTTTAGGCTCTTTATTGATACCGGACCTGTTTAAAGGTAGTGGTTTGGATGAGTCTGGTTTGAATGCGGGTATTCCTCATTTTGCGCCCAAAGCCAAGCGGGTTATTTACCTGTTTCAGAACGGCGCCCCTTCGCAACTGGAATCTTTCGACTATAAGCCCAAACTACGAGAAATGAACGGCAAGGAATTGCCCACTTCGGTGCGGGGCAACCAACGCTTAACCGGCATGACGGCCAACCAGGATTCTTTTCCTTTGGCCGGTTCATTTATAGATTTCAAACAATACGGTGAGTCGCGGGCCTGGGTGAGCGATTTATTTCCGCATACGGCCAAAATTGTGGATGATATCTGCATTGTGAAATCGATGTTTACCGAAGCCATTAACCACGATCCGGCCCTAACTTTTGTACAAACCGGTTCGCAGCAGGGTAACCGCCCCAGCATGGGTGCCTGGCTGAGTTATGGATTAGGTAGCGAAAACAAAAATTTGCCGGCTTTTACGGTGTTGCTTTCCCGGGGCATTGGTAACGGGCAAGGGGTTTATTCCAAACTTTGGACGAATGGTTTTTTGGATTCTATTCACCAAGGGGTACAGTTTAGTAAAGGCGAAGACCCAGTACTTTATATAAGAGACCCGGAAGGAATGGACCGGCAGGCGCGCCGCAAAATGCTGGATAACTTATCGGCCCTCAATCAACTGGCTTACGACGAATTTGGCGACCCCGAGATAACCACTAAAGTGCAGCAATACGAGATGGCGTACCGCATGCAAACCGCCGTGCCCGAAGTGATGGACCTTTCCAAAGAACCCGACGATGTAATAAAATTATACGGTCCGGAATGTTTAGTGCCGGGCACTTTTGCCGCTAATTGTTTGCTGGCGCGTAAATTATCGGAAAATGGCGTCCGGTTTGTGCAACTATATCACCAGGGCTGGGACCAACACGGCAACTTACCTTACGAGATTACCAGTCAGGCAAAAGATGTAGACCAAGCTTCGGCGGCTTTAGTTACCGATTTAAAACAGCGGGGCTTACTCGACGAAACCTTGGTCATCTGGGGCGGTGAGTTTGGCCGTACCAGTTACAGCCAGGGCAAACTAACTAAAGATAATTACGGCCGCGATCATCATCCGCGTTGCTTTAGTATCTGGATGGCGGGTGGCGGGGTTAAACCTGGCATCGTGTACGGCGATACCGATGATTTTGGTTACAACGTTATTAAAGACCCGGTCCACGTCCACGATTTTCAAGCCACCGTTCTGCACCAGTTAGGGCTGGACCACGAAAAGCTGATTTTCAAACATTTAGGTCGCCGGTATCGGTTAACGGATGTAGCGGGGAAAGTAGTAAAAGATATTTTGATATAA